GCAAGAAATATTGGGATAAAATTATTCCACAATTGGCAAACGAAAACAGGGTCATTGCGATCGATTTGCCTGGACATGGAGAGTCAGGCATGAGTAAGGATCGATATGCTATTGAAGACATGGCAGAAACAATTAAGGAATTACTGGACCATTTAGGGATGAAAAAAGTAACCATGTTCGGCCATTCTCTTGGCGGATACATCACATTGGCCTTTGCAGAGGCCCATCCTGAATATTTAAACGGGTTTTCTTTGGTGCATTCGACGGCAAATCCAGATTCGGAGGAAGCGAAGGAAGGCAGGGAAAACAATGCAAAGAAAATTCAGGAAGAGGGAGCAGAATCATTTATCGATGGACTTTCTAAGAAGCTTTTTTCTCCTGAAAATACAGAAGTGAATGCAAAGAAAATCGACGAGACTGTCAAAATCGGGTTGAAGACGAGTGAGAAGGGCCTAATCAGCGCCTTGCTGGCAATGAAGAATCGGCCCGACCGAAATCAAGTGTTGAAGGAGACTAAGCTTCCCGTGCTCCTGATAGCAGGTGAGAAGGACCAAATCATCCCCCCTGAAAAAACATTTACGGTATCGAGGGAAAAGATCGAGGAGAGGGTCATCCAAAACGCAGGCCATATGAGTATGTATGAACAGCCTGAAGAACTTGTTATGGTGATGAAGGACTTTCTTGCAGATATATAATGAGCACAGCAGCCTGTCCGCTTAGGGCAGGTATTTTTTATATGGAATTCATAAATGATAGAATGGAATGAAGCAGGTTAAAGGAGTGGACGTTTTGGTTGATACGATTATTTTAGATGGGCATCCTCTCGCAATTAATAAATACAGCTCGGACACTTCAAGTGGGTTTGATATCATCTCAGTGGAATTTTCCGTAAAGAGTGAAGAGTACCATCAAGTAACGACATTATTATATGCAGGAGAATTCCATGTACAGGTCCCAGTTGAGGATAAAGCATTTAGAGGAAAAATCATTGAATATTCAACATCCATTACGAACTTATATAAAGGCGGGCAGGTTGGGACGTTCAAATTAGTTTTAAAGGAAGTAGAGGAGTAAGCCATGAGATTAAGCATACTTGATCAGGCTCCAATCTCCGCGGGCCAGACGGCAAGAGAGGCCCTGGAACACTCCGTTTTGCTTGCACAGACTGCCGAGAATCTGGGTTATACGCGTTTCTGGATGGCAGAGCACCATGACATACCAGGTCTAGCCTGTCCTGCACCAGAAGTGATGCTGCCGTATATCGGGGCAAGGACGAGCAGAATTCGGCTAGGTTCAGGTGCTGTCTTGCTTCCACACTACAAACCGTATAAAGTGGCAGAGCTTTTTAATTTGCTTGCCACATTGTTTCCGGACAGGATCGATATTGGAATCGGCCGCGCACCAGGAGGTTCTGCGGAAGTGACCAATGCTTTGTCAGACAACTTCCTGCAAAATGTTTGGAAGCTGCCGGAATCATTGAAAGACTTACTTCGTTTTATCCATAACGATCACCCTAAGGATAGTGAACTTTCTAAAATCAAGGCGGCACCCTTGCCAGATGTCCCTCCGCAGCCCTGGCTTCTTGGGACGAGCAAAAAAAGCGCTATGCTGGCGGCTGAATACGGTATGGCTTATGCGTTCGGGCTGTTTATGAGCGACAATGATCCTCAAGACATTTTTCAGGCTTATAATGATTCTTTCAAGCAAGGAAGCACCGAATTGCCGCAATCAATTTTAACCGTTTCTGCTATATGTGCCGAAACCGCTGAACAGGCTGATGAAATCGCTTTGAGCTCACTAATTTGGAACATGCAGCAGGCAAGGGGAGAAGGTTCATCCGGCGTACCTACTGTCAAAGCCGCCAAAGCATACCAGCTTCCTGCAGAAGAAAAAGATGCTTTGGAAAACATGAAAAGAAAAATGATCATCGGGAATCCAAAGCAGGTAAAAGACCGATTGCTGAATTTGTTTCATAAGTATAACCCTGATGAAATCATGATCCTGACGTTAACCTATTCACCGGAGGATCGAATTAAATCCTATGAACTGATCGCTGGAGAACTGCTTTAAATAATCATTTATCATTTCACATTTTAGGGAAGTACAATGTTTACTATTAACAAGGCGGCCGGCAGAATATCAATCTTTTTAACCTTGTATACTAACCTCTTAACAAATCTTCCATTTAAGGTATAATATTATCTGTGAGCAGCTGCCGCAAGCAGATATATATTTGAGTGATGCAGCGATCTGATCTAAGTCGAAAGAGAGTGGAATATATGGGTCGTAAATGGAACAACATTAAAGAGAAAAAAGCGTCAAAGGATGCAAATACAAGCAGGGTATATTCTAAATTCGCGCTTGAGATTTATGTTGCAGCCAGACAGGGTGAACCAAATCCAGAATCCAACCAGGCGCTGAAATTCGTCCTGGAAAGAGCCAAGACTTATAATGTACCTAGAGTAATTATTGACCGCGCAATCGATAAAGCCAAGGGCGGAGCTGAGGAAAGCTATGACGAGCTTCGATACGAGGGCTTTGGTCCAAATGGTTCAATGGTGATCGTGGATGCACTTACGAACAATGTAAACCGTACTGCTTCCAATGTACGCGCTGCTTTCGGTAAGAATGGCGGCAACATGGGAGTAGCTGGGTCCGTTTCTTATATGTTCGATAAAACTGCGGTAATCGGGTTTGAAGGAAAGACAGCCGATGAGGCACTGGAAATCTTGATGGAAGCAGATGTTGATGCACGCGATATCCTTGAAGAAGACGATTCAATCATTATTTATGGCGAACCTGATCAATTCCACGCAATCCAGGAAGCCTTCCGTAATGCGGGTATCACTGATTTTACAGTTGCTGAATTGACCATGCTGCCTCAAAATGAGGTAACTCTAGATGAGGATTCCCAGGAACAATTCGAGAAGCTTGTTGACGCCCTCGAAGATTTGGAAGATGTCCAGCAAGTTTATCATAATGTTGATTTAGCTTAAAAGATCATATTCTATCAAACAAAACCCATTCGAAAAGAGTGGGTTTTGTTTGTGTATTTTGTTTTTCAAGTCCAAACTCCCCGAAAAACAATTCATCTTCCCAGCTTAACATCCCTTTAAATTTCCAGAATACAGATTTCTTACAGCAAGAAGGGGTAAATTAATAAAAATCCGTAGACAAAAGAAAAATGAAAATCGGATAGCCAGCATACGAGTTCAATCTAATCAATCATGCGTAATAAAAACACTTTAAAAAATGGAGGTGCAGCATGACTTCAAAGGGACATTTGATTCAATCCATAAAAAATCATTCCGTAAGGTTTGATACATATGATGATTTGGGTGCCATTGTAGAAGCAGCAGCCAATAAACAATATGTGCTGCTTGGCGAGGCATCACATGGAACATCAGAATTCTATACACTAAGGGCTGAAATCAGCAAAAGGCTTATTGAAGATCATGGATTTTCATTTATTGCTGTGGAGGGTGATTGGCCTTCGTGCTTTACAGTCAATCAATATATTAAAGGGTTCAGCAAAACTGATGCGCGAATGGCATTGCAAGATTTTAACCGCTGGCCATCATGGATGTGGGCAAATGAAGAAATCCTTGAGCTGGTGAATTGGATGAAGGAATACAATGAATCTGCTGAAAAACAAGTTGGTTTCTACGGCATAGATGTGTACAGTCTGTGGGAGTCGATGGAGGAAATCATCAGACAGCTTGAAAGAATAGCACCTGAGGACGTAGAATCAGCAAAACAGGCTTTTTCCTGCTTTGAACCTTTTGAGCGGCGAGGTGAGAATTATGCGATTTCGTCCGCTTATTATGGAGAAGACTGTACAGAAGAAGTAATCAAGGTCCTTATCGACCTGCAGAAAAAACGGAAGACTTACCCAAAAGAGCATGAGGGTGACCTTAATTTAGAGGTTAACAGTCTTGTCATGCTTGATGCTGAACGATACTATCGCGCCATGGCCAAAGGTGGTGCAGATGATTGGAATATCCGCGATACCCATATGGTAAGCGCTTTGGAAAAAATCATGCATGCCCACGGAGAAGGTGGCAAAGCCATCGTATGGGAGCATAATACCCATATAGGAGATGCACGGGCAACAGATATGGCGGATGACGGCATGATTAACGTAGGGCAGATTCTGAGGGAAAAATATGGGCAGAAGGTATATGCAATCGGCTTTGGCACCCATCATGGCAAAGTGATTGCATCTCAACAGTGGGGTGGAGCTGTCGAAGTGATGGAAGTTCCGGATGCTGGGCCTGGAAGCTGGGAGGATGCACTTCATCAAGCAGGTGATCATAATAAATATTTGATTTTTAACAAGCAAAACGAATTGGATTTCGACTTTGTGATTGGGCATCGAGCCATTGGGGTAGTCTATGACCCGGAAATCGAACATTTGGGCAACTATGTTCCATCGAATATTGCCAAGAGGTATGATGCCTTCCTATTTATCGATGAAACGAATTCCTTAAGACCACTATTCAAATGAAGTGAAAAACGTCCCTGATCCAGGGACGTTTTTCATGGGAACTTTAAGGCTTGAGCACCACTTTGATGCAGCCGTCTGTCCTGGTGTCGAATATTTGATAGCCGTGTTTCGCCTGGTCGAGCGGAAGTACGTGGGTGATGACATCGCTCAGGTCCATTTTTCCGGTGGAAATAATATCATAAAGATAGGACATATAAGGGATGACCGGGGCTTGTCCCATCTTAATGTCAACATTTCGCTGGAAGATGTCACCCAGTGGAAAGGCGTTATATCTGCCTCCATAAACACCTGTGATTTGGATTGTACCTGCTTTGCGGACAGCTTGTGAGGCAATCACAAGGCCACCCATCGCCCCTCCATGCAACTTCAACCCTGTTGCCAGGTACTCGAGCGGAGACATTTTGCCGCTCATTCCGGTGCAGTCAATCACAATATCAGCACCGCCCCTTGTGATTTCCTTAAGGTACTCTCCGGTGTTCTGGTGTTCCTCGATATTCACCGTTTCAACTTTATTGGTCTTTTTCGCATGATCTAAACGATACTTCAAATGATCAACAGCAATGATTCTTTTTGCACCTTTTAACCAGGCGAACTTTTGCGCGAGCAAACCAACTGGACCGCAGCCTAAAACCACTACTGTGTCGCCAGATTTCACCCCGGCATGGTCAACACTCCATAAAGCAGTTGCTGCTGCATCAGCCAACAGGACGAGCTTCTCATCCTCTACTTCACAATCTTCCGGTATTTTAAAAGGCGTGAAGTTACCGTAAGGCACCCGCATATATTCTGCCTGGCCGCCAGCGTAACCGCCAGTTGTTTCTGAATAACCAAAGAATCCGCCCATTTCACCATGTGGATTTGAATTATCACACTGAGAAGTGATGTCATTTTTACAATACCAGCACTCTCCGCAGCTGACATTGAAGGGAATGATCACTCTGTCTCCTTTCTTTAGTTTGTTTACGCCAGGGCCTACTTCTTCGACTACACCCATAGGTTCATGGCCAATAACATAGTCAGTAGGCAGGTTGGGGATCATTTGATGCAGAAGATGCAAATCAGATCCGCAAATAGCTGAAGCAGTTACTTTTATGATGATGTCATCAGAGTTTTTGATTTCAGGGTCTTTTACATTCTTGACCTGTATATTTTTGCTGCCTTGATACGTCACGGCTTTCATGTTGTCATTCCTCCTTTATTCATCTGGTGTTGCGAACATCCCAAGCCGATCCGTGTCAATAGGGAACAGGTTCATCTTTCCGATACTAACTGCCATGTCCGCGGATTTCAAATCCAATTCAACCTGCTTTCCTACATCATGAGGATATAGCCAGCCCTTTTTCATCATTAAATCGGATAATTCAGCATGAAGGTCGATCGCTTGTTCCATTTGTTTATATAAGGCTTTCCGAAGTTCTGCATTGGCTGTTTCCGTCAAGGCAATACCGTAAGTATGTATTCCTGTTTTGAGCCAGAGCAAAAAATCCAGTGCAAAGGATGCATCGGCCATCTCTGGCATGTGTTCAGCGCCCTGGGGATCAAGATAGTCCATCTCCATCAATGTTCACCTTCCTTCATTGGTTTAGTCCTGGCACCTTGATAGAATTCTTTTAGTTCACCGATTGCTGAAATAGACTGTTGTACATCTTTTTCCATCAATGCCTTCAAGTCATTATCAAAACAGAGACCCTGCATTAATTTAGACTTTAGTACGCTAATCGCTTTAAGGTTCAATATTTCGTGTGCTTCCATCGTTTCATGGAAGGCAAGTGTTTCTTTCTCCATAAAATCACCTCCATTAAGAACGTATTTAATTTTCCAATTATGGAGTGTGTTTATACAGAATGTCAGAATAACGGAATGTTTTAATGGAAATATAACAGGGAGAGCTTACAAATAGGAGAGATGGCTGATGACCAAATATTTAGGAATACATGAAACCCTGGAATTGCTGGAGGTACTGACATTTAAAAGTGTGACACTGACGAAAGCCACAGCGATGGGCTTGCTCGTTAAGGACCTACGGTTAAAAGAAATACTTTCGAATGAAGTGACTGCAACAACTGCGCATATCAACCGGATGAAGGAGCTATTGACAGAGAGGGAGGGGAATCGCGCATGACTAATATTTTGCACAATCTGGCCGGTATGGCAGGAATGACAGACCAGGTAATCGCGACGGATTATTTGATTTCCATTAAGTCAGGAATCCGGAACCTGTCTTTTGCAATTACGGAAACAGCTACTCCCGAATTGAGGGACGCTTTCCGGGAACAGCTAAGAGCTGCTGTTGAAGCCCATGAAAATATAACGGAATTTATGATCGAAAAAGGCTTTTACCACCCACATAGCATGGGAGAACAAATCAGAGTGGATCTAGATACTGCCGATACCGCTTTGAACCTTGCGGATTAAACTATAAAGGCTGCAGATGCAGTCTCTTTTTATATGGTTTTTTAGTAGTTGCCAAGCTGCAGTGCTTGAAATCCTGTTAAGTTTAAAGTGCTTATTTTACAGGAAAAGACTGATATATTGAATTTGCAGGTGGTAACATGGTAGATACTTTTATTAGGGACATCTCACACGAGGATATTGTTAGACTTGCTGTTATATTAGTGATCATCATTGTAGGGAACTGGCTGATCAAGAGGGCTGCTAAGCTAACGGCTGCGAAAAATTCAAAAACTTTCCAAAGAGCTCTGCCGATTATCGATTCGCTTGCCGATTGGGTAACTTTTTATGGAATCATCATTTTGCTCTTATTAACTTTCTCCAAGAATGATTGGTTATTTGAACCGCTATATACTCACGGGGAAGTGAAAGTATCCATTTTTCTGATTGTCATCGCATTGCTTATCGTTTCATTGGCACACAGGCTGATTAAATTATTCAATAAGTATATTCTATCCTCTGTCTATGATTACTACGGAATAGACAGGGGGTTGGGATATACTTTCAATCAAATCATTTATTACACTGTGATGTTTGCAGCTCTGGCTGTAAGTTTGACCAGTGTTGGGATCAACCTGACAGCGATAGGGGCCGTTTTTGGAGTTCTTGGTATTGGTATTGGTTTTGGCATGAGGAATGTTGCTGGTAACTTTGTGTCGGGTATCATTATCTTGTTTGAAAGACCAATTGAGGTAGGGGAAATCATCCAGATTAATGATAAGGTCGGACGGGTTGAAAAAATCCGCTTAAGATCTACAATCATCCGTACTGCCAAGGAAGGTACATTGATTGTTCCTAACCAGTATTTCATCGAGCAGATCATCAAGAACAGAACTAGTGCAGAAATGATGGCCCAGGTGAAGGTGAGCGTGGCATTTGGGACAGATACTCATATGGTACAGGCGCTACTTGAACAGGCAGTTAATGAAATTAAGGAGAATGAAGACGGTATCCTTGATTCTCCAAAGCCTGATATCCGTTTCATAGATTTCAATAGCAAGGCGATGGAGTTCCTGATCGAAATTCCGGTTGTGAATTTTGAAATAAAAGAGAAGATCGAAAGTAAATTAAGGCATATGGTAGCAGCGATTTTTGTTGAACATAATATTCAACTCCCGGCCATAAACTTTCAGGTGTTGGATTCAAATTAAAATTGGGTCTTCAACGAACCGGTAAAAAGAGTTTACCAGCAGGGTAAACTCTTTTTACTTCCTACTATTAAATCCTTTTAATCGCCTCTGCAATATTATTGTCTCCTGAAATTAAATCAAAAGCTTTCTTGAATGTATTTTTTTCATTCAAGCATGCAAAAATGGTTTTTGCTACATCAATTCTTGGGATTGAACCAGTCTTTATATTTTCGGCAATTTCAATTTTACCTGTTCCAGGGTCGTTCAATAATCCGCCTGGCCTGATGATGGTGTAATTCAGGCCGCTCTGCAGCAAAGCCCGGTCAGCATAATGCTTTGCGACATAATAAGGTTTGATGACTTCTGCCCAGTTTTCCCGGTTGTTTGCCTGGAGGGCACTGACCATGATGAATCGGTCAATTCCAGCCTGTTCTGCAGCTTCGATTGTTTTCACCGCACCGTCCAGATCTACTAAAAGTGTTTTATCAAGACCTGTATGTCCACCCGAGCCTGCCGCAAAGACAATCGCATCGCATCCTTTTGCGGCAGATGCGATATCCTCAACCGTACCTTCAAGACTGGCGATTACAGTTTCTACACCTTTATCTTCAAACTCTGCCGTTTGTTCAGCTTTTCTCAGCATCGCTCTTGCTTCATGCTCGGTGCTTTCATTAAGCAGATCGACAAGCTGCTTTCCAATTTGCCCATTGGCACCTACGACTAGAACTTTCATCTGATTTGCCTCCTTAAAAATCATGAAATTACATCCTATTTATTCAAGAATTGTTTAAGAACATATGTATATAATCTACCCTTTAATCTGGATTGTAAAAGGATTAGCTTTTGAATGGAGGGCATCGGATAGCCAAAATAAAAACAACTGCTCTTTATCAATCGAGCAGCTGTCCAAACAGTTTTACGGATTATGCCGTGACGT
The window above is part of the Mesobacillus jeotgali genome. Proteins encoded here:
- a CDS encoding erythromycin esterase family protein encodes the protein MTSKGHLIQSIKNHSVRFDTYDDLGAIVEAAANKQYVLLGEASHGTSEFYTLRAEISKRLIEDHGFSFIAVEGDWPSCFTVNQYIKGFSKTDARMALQDFNRWPSWMWANEEILELVNWMKEYNESAEKQVGFYGIDVYSLWESMEEIIRQLERIAPEDVESAKQAFSCFEPFERRGENYAISSAYYGEDCTEEVIKVLIDLQKKRKTYPKEHEGDLNLEVNSLVMLDAERYYRAMAKGGADDWNIRDTHMVSALEKIMHAHGEGGKAIVWEHNTHIGDARATDMADDGMINVGQILREKYGQKVYAIGFGTHHGKVIASQQWGGAVEVMEVPDAGPGSWEDALHQAGDHNKYLIFNKQNELDFDFVIGHRAIGVVYDPEIEHLGNYVPSNIAKRYDAFLFIDETNSLRPLFK
- a CDS encoding YebC/PmpR family DNA-binding transcriptional regulator, yielding MGRKWNNIKEKKASKDANTSRVYSKFALEIYVAARQGEPNPESNQALKFVLERAKTYNVPRVIIDRAIDKAKGGAEESYDELRYEGFGPNGSMVIVDALTNNVNRTASNVRAAFGKNGGNMGVAGSVSYMFDKTAVIGFEGKTADEALEILMEADVDARDILEEDDSIIIYGEPDQFHAIQEAFRNAGITDFTVAELTMLPQNEVTLDEDSQEQFEKLVDALEDLEDVQQVYHNVDLA
- a CDS encoding alpha/beta hydrolase, whose protein sequence is MDSIRARIGNGEISYYDVGKGKPMFLIHGFAGSKKYWDKIIPQLANENRVIAIDLPGHGESGMSKDRYAIEDMAETIKELLDHLGMKKVTMFGHSLGGYITLAFAEAHPEYLNGFSLVHSTANPDSEEAKEGRENNAKKIQEEGAESFIDGLSKKLFSPENTEVNAKKIDETVKIGLKTSEKGLISALLAMKNRPDRNQVLKETKLPVLLIAGEKDQIIPPEKTFTVSREKIEERVIQNAGHMSMYEQPEELVMVMKDFLADI
- a CDS encoding SDR family oxidoreductase, whose product is MKVLVVGANGQIGKQLVDLLNESTEHEARAMLRKAEQTAEFEDKGVETVIASLEGTVEDIASAAKGCDAIVFAAGSGGHTGLDKTLLVDLDGAVKTIEAAEQAGIDRFIMVSALQANNRENWAEVIKPYYVAKHYADRALLQSGLNYTIIRPGGLLNDPGTGKIEIAENIKTGSIPRIDVAKTIFACLNEKNTFKKAFDLISGDNNIAEAIKRI
- a CDS encoding DUF3219 family protein produces the protein MVDTIILDGHPLAINKYSSDTSSGFDIISVEFSVKSEEYHQVTTLLYAGEFHVQVPVEDKAFRGKIIEYSTSITNLYKGGQVGTFKLVLKEVEE
- a CDS encoding spore coat protein, which translates into the protein MTNILHNLAGMAGMTDQVIATDYLISIKSGIRNLSFAITETATPELRDAFREQLRAAVEAHENITEFMIEKGFYHPHSMGEQIRVDLDTADTALNLAD
- a CDS encoding spore coat protein, whose translation is MEMDYLDPQGAEHMPEMADASFALDFLLWLKTGIHTYGIALTETANAELRKALYKQMEQAIDLHAELSDLMMKKGWLYPHDVGKQVELDLKSADMAVSIGKMNLFPIDTDRLGMFATPDE
- a CDS encoding zinc-dependent alcohol dehydrogenase; the protein is MKAVTYQGSKNIQVKNVKDPEIKNSDDIIIKVTASAICGSDLHLLHQMIPNLPTDYVIGHEPMGVVEEVGPGVNKLKKGDRVIIPFNVSCGECWYCKNDITSQCDNSNPHGEMGGFFGYSETTGGYAGGQAEYMRVPYGNFTPFKIPEDCEVEDEKLVLLADAAATALWSVDHAGVKSGDTVVVLGCGPVGLLAQKFAWLKGAKRIIAVDHLKYRLDHAKKTNKVETVNIEEHQNTGEYLKEITRGGADIVIDCTGMSGKMSPLEYLATGLKLHGGAMGGLVIASQAVRKAGTIQITGVYGGRYNAFPLGDIFQRNVDIKMGQAPVIPYMSYLYDIISTGKMDLSDVITHVLPLDQAKHGYQIFDTRTDGCIKVVLKP
- a CDS encoding LLM class flavin-dependent oxidoreductase, whose product is MRLSILDQAPISAGQTAREALEHSVLLAQTAENLGYTRFWMAEHHDIPGLACPAPEVMLPYIGARTSRIRLGSGAVLLPHYKPYKVAELFNLLATLFPDRIDIGIGRAPGGSAEVTNALSDNFLQNVWKLPESLKDLLRFIHNDHPKDSELSKIKAAPLPDVPPQPWLLGTSKKSAMLAAEYGMAYAFGLFMSDNDPQDIFQAYNDSFKQGSTELPQSILTVSAICAETAEQADEIALSSLIWNMQQARGEGSSGVPTVKAAKAYQLPAEEKDALENMKRKMIIGNPKQVKDRLLNLFHKYNPDEIMILTLTYSPEDRIKSYELIAGELL
- a CDS encoding spore coat protein, giving the protein MEKETLAFHETMEAHEILNLKAISVLKSKLMQGLCFDNDLKALMEKDVQQSISAIGELKEFYQGARTKPMKEGEH
- a CDS encoding mechanosensitive ion channel domain-containing protein, with the protein product MVDTFIRDISHEDIVRLAVILVIIIVGNWLIKRAAKLTAAKNSKTFQRALPIIDSLADWVTFYGIIILLLLTFSKNDWLFEPLYTHGEVKVSIFLIVIALLIVSLAHRLIKLFNKYILSSVYDYYGIDRGLGYTFNQIIYYTVMFAALAVSLTSVGINLTAIGAVFGVLGIGIGFGMRNVAGNFVSGIIILFERPIEVGEIIQINDKVGRVEKIRLRSTIIRTAKEGTLIVPNQYFIEQIIKNRTSAEMMAQVKVSVAFGTDTHMVQALLEQAVNEIKENEDGILDSPKPDIRFIDFNSKAMEFLIEIPVVNFEIKEKIESKLRHMVAAIFVEHNIQLPAINFQVLDSN